One window of Campylobacter sp. RM12651 genomic DNA carries:
- a CDS encoding zeta toxin family protein, giving the protein MNKPIALFLAGANGSGKSTYRFANKIEFLNLINIDPDKFIKDNNGNNALGSKLAINTFNACIKNKISFSMETTLSGKSVLNRIKQAKNNGFNVKMIYIGLDNSNLNIQRVEARVNRGGHNIETNLIIKRYKESRLNLIKSLPLIDNLKLYDNSTNKLIKCLEVDKQKLIDLNTPLKKWVSDVCSNILFNENGNLCLPIKNIEKMTDIGKNKDINKEL; this is encoded by the coding sequence ATGAATAAACCTATAGCTTTATTTTTGGCAGGTGCAAATGGAAGTGGGAAATCTACTTATAGGTTTGCAAATAAAATTGAATTTTTAAATTTAATAAATATAGATCCAGATAAATTTATTAAAGATAATAATGGCAATAATGCATTAGGCTCTAAGTTGGCTATAAATACATTTAATGCGTGTATTAAAAATAAAATTTCTTTTTCTATGGAAACTACGCTTTCAGGTAAAAGTGTTTTAAATAGAATAAAACAGGCTAAAAACAATGGTTTTAATGTCAAAATGATATATATTGGGCTTGATAACTCTAATCTTAATATACAAAGAGTTGAAGCAAGGGTTAATCGTGGTGGGCATAATATTGAAACTAATCTTATTATTAAAAGATATAAAGAAAGTAGATTAAATTTAATAAAATCACTGCCACTTATTGATAACTTAAAACTTTACGATAATTCAACAAATAAATTAATTAAATGTTTAGAAGTGGATAAGCAAAAATTAATAGATTTGAATACGCCATTGAAAAAATGGGTTAGTGATGTGTGTTCTAATATATTATTTAACGAAAACGGTAATTTATGTTTGCCTATTAAAAATATTGAAAAAATGACTGATATTGGTAAAAATAAAGATATAAATAAAGAACTTTAG